The DNA segment TACGCCCTGGTGGTGGACACGAGCGATGAGTGGGACAAGATCACCTGGCGCGCCGTTGTCGACTACAAGGTCACCGACGAAGCCATGGTCTATGCCAGCTACTCGACGGGCTTCATCTCGGGCGGCTTCACCGAGACCTGTTCCAGCCCGACGACCTGCGTCGCGTTCCAGCCGGAAAACAACTGGAGCGCCGAACTGGGTCTGAAATCGCGTTGGTTCGACAACACGGTGCAGGCCAATTTGACCGCGTTCTACACCGTCTACTCCGACCTGATCCGTTCCCAGGTGGTGCCGTTCACCGACTTCGCCGGCAACACCACCCAGGAAACCATCAACGTCAACGCCGGCAAGTCGCGCAATCTGGGCGTCGAGGCGGAACTGCAGTTCCAGCCCACCGACCAGCTGCGCATCGATCTGTCCATCGCCTACCAGGACCATAAGTACAAGGAGTTCTTCCTGGACCGTAATGGCGATGGCGACACGCTCGACGGTAACGAGAACCTGACCGACTACACGGTGCCCTATTCGCCGAAGTGGAAGATCGGCGGCTCGGTCACCTATGACGTCGTTCTCGGCAATGCGGGCGTCCTGACCCTGAACACCACCGGCAACTATCAGTCGGAAGCCGAAATGGCGGTGTTCAACTCGCTGAACACCCAGATGACCGAACGCTTCCTGTGGGATGCCTCGGCCAGCTGGCAGGATGTGAACGAGCGCTACCGCGTCACCCTGTTCGCCAAGAACATCCTGAACGAAAAGTACCGGCTCGGCTCCAACTCGGTGGCCGGTCTCTGGAACATGACCATCTATGGCAAGCCGCGCACCTACGGTATCGAGCTCGGCTTCAACTTCTAGTCGACGGGTACAACCCAAGAACCTGGCGGGCGCTGCGGCGCCCGCTTTTTTTTGTGAAGATGCCGGGGCCGGAACAACATTCACGTACAACTTTTCAGCACGGGAAAAGTCGCGTACAAGGTGGGGCGGGTCGGTCCGGGGGCCGCCTGTTCCACTTTTTCGCCCTGTCCTTGGCAGGGCCGTGTTGTAGGCGGGGTTCCATGCAAGACTCTGAGAGCGTGCGGCCGGGAGAGCCGCCATGGCCGAATCCGGCCTATGCGTGGTACGTGGTCATCGTCCTGTTCATCGGTGCGATCGTGTCGTTCCTGGACCGGCAGATCATCGCGATCATGGTCAGCGACATCAAACTGGACCTCGGCCTGTCGGATTTTGAGATCGGCCTCTTGCAGGGTCCGCCCTTCGGCATCTTCTATGCCCTGATGTCCATCCCGATCGCCCTGGCGGCGGACCAGTTCAACCGGCGCAACATCATCGCGATCGGCGTGACCTTCTGGAGCCTGGCCACCGCCGCGTGCGGCTTCGCGGGCCATTTCTGGCATCTGTTCCTGGCCCGCATCAGCGTCGGCGTCGGCGAAGCGACCCTCAGCCCGTCGGCCTATTCCATCATCAGCGACTATTTTCCCAAGTCCAAGCTGGCCATGGCGATGAGCGTGTTCACCATGGGCAATCTGACCGGCGTCGGTCTTGCCATGGTGCTCGGCAGCGCGTTGCTCGCCGCGCTGAATGCCATCGGCCCGACCGACCTTCCGCTGCTGGGCACCATGCGTCCCTGGCAACTGGCGTTCGTCGCGGTCGGTCTGCCGGGACTGCTGCTGGCCCTTCTCGTGTTGACCATCCGCGAGCCTTATCGTCGTGGCCGGACGGTCAGTGATGAAACACAGGGCGGAAAAGCGCAACTCGCGGATTTCATCGCCTTCCTGCGAAGCCATTCGGCGACCTTCGGTCATCTGCTGGTCAGCTTCACCATCCTGGTGCTGATCGCCTACGCCAACTTCGCCTGGGTCGTGCAGTTCTTCGTGCGCTCCTTCGGGACGACCCAGACGGAAGCCGGCATGTGGTATGGCACCATCGTGCTGATCTTCGGCACCATGGGCGCCTTCTTCGGCGGCTGGCTGTCGAACCGGCTGATGCGCGCGGGCTATGTTGACGCGCCTTTCCGCGCCTCGCTCATCTGCACGCTGCCGCTCGCCGTATGTGCCTTCTTCGCGTTCGTGGTCGCGCCGGATTCCTGGTGGGCGCTGGTCGCGCTGGCGCCCTGCCAGTTTCTCGGCGCCGTGCCAGCCGGTCTGGCGGGCACCGCGATGATGTCGATCACGCCGAACCAGATGCGCGCCAAGGCGGCGTCGGTCTATCTGTTCTTCAGCAATATCGTCGGCATCAGCCTGGGATCGACCATGGTCGGCTTCCTGACGACGCATGTCTTCCGGGACGACAGCCGGCTGGGACACGCGCTCGCCATCATCAATTGCGGCGGCGCGCCCATCGCGGCGCTGATCATCTTCCTCGGGATGAAGCACTATCGCGCCAGCCTGCTGCATGTGGAGGAACTGACGGCCCGGCAGATGCAGGCGGCCGGCTGATGCCTACTCGGCGGCGGACGTGGCGGGCTTGCGGACGCGCGGCCTTGGCGGGGAAGGTGGGACCATGGCGGCCTTGAGCTCGTCGAAGGCATCGCGGAAGCAGCTCATGTAGAATTCCGGATCGGGCATCATGTCCCGGTCCGAGATGGCCGTGATGGTCAGCTTGCCGTCATAGCTCAGGATGGTGTGGAACAGGCCCAAGCCGTCCTGCACGATACCCAGCCCGTACTGATTCACCAGCCGCGCGCCGGCGAAGTATAGCGGATGCTGTGG comes from the Iodidimonas sp. SYSU 1G8 genome and includes:
- a CDS encoding MFS transporter, whose protein sequence is MQDSESVRPGEPPWPNPAYAWYVVIVLFIGAIVSFLDRQIIAIMVSDIKLDLGLSDFEIGLLQGPPFGIFYALMSIPIALAADQFNRRNIIAIGVTFWSLATAACGFAGHFWHLFLARISVGVGEATLSPSAYSIISDYFPKSKLAMAMSVFTMGNLTGVGLAMVLGSALLAALNAIGPTDLPLLGTMRPWQLAFVAVGLPGLLLALLVLTIREPYRRGRTVSDETQGGKAQLADFIAFLRSHSATFGHLLVSFTILVLIAYANFAWVVQFFVRSFGTTQTEAGMWYGTIVLIFGTMGAFFGGWLSNRLMRAGYVDAPFRASLICTLPLAVCAFFAFVVAPDSWWALVALAPCQFLGAVPAGLAGTAMMSITPNQMRAKAASVYLFFSNIVGISLGSTMVGFLTTHVFRDDSRLGHALAIINCGGAPIAALIIFLGMKHYRASLLHVEELTARQMQAAG